The nucleotide sequence TGCTGCTCCCACAAGCTCTACATCTGCTGCGTTCCCCATCCCTTCACCCCAGGCAGACGTAGATGTTGCCCAGAGAGAAGGTAGTGTTGACGTAGATGCCAGTCAACCCCTAGATGAAGATAATGGTGAAGATGCCCCTTTACAACCGGTCCCCCCTGCGTTATTCCAGACACTGAGGCGGGCAGGGGATGAGTTCTCCAACTTGTACCAGCAAGACTTCAGACATATCTCAGGGCTCCTCCACCTGACCCCATCCACGGTTCGTCTTCGTTTTGCTGCGGTGGTGGAGGAGCTGTTTCATGATGGGGTCAATTGGGGCAGAATTGTGGCTTTCTTTGAGTTTGGAGGAGTCATGTGTGTAGAGAGTGTGAATCGTGAGATGTCGCCTTTGGTGGATTCCATTGTTGGATGGATGACCGAGTACCTGAATAGACATTTACAGAACTGGATCCAAGAACAGGGAGGATGGGTATGTTACGTTTTTGGTTTGTCTCTACAATATTTGCATATACGGTACATACTGCATGCATATTCATATGGTTATTGTTTGCTTGAGTAGAATATTTTGCTAAATAATAAGATTTGGGTAAATTATTCTCCACAATTGATGGAATCTCAGaagactttttttgttttttttacagctgctttgtttGTATCTGATGAGTTTTAGCATTAATAGTGTTTTTCTTCTTGTGACATTTCATGAACAAGGCGCTTCATGTTAAACTTTTCTATGCACCAACAAGTACATATTTATTTTGAAACCCTAAAGTATAACAAATCCTTTTCTTAACAGATACTCATTGAAGCGCATTTACCAATAGGGTTGTAATAACGTCACTATAGAAAGAAAGAACAGGAGCCTTTTGGCAAAAAAATTTGGCTAAACTTCTCGAGAGTTGACGCTGCATATTACATTTAGGCATCTCACTGCAAACTTGCGCCATTTTGTGGCTGTCGTACAgtattttgtggcaaaaaaaataagcacGAAAATAAATTGGCCAGACCAATGCTTGTCTAGCCACACCCCTTTTCACCAAACAGTATTAAACGTTTCTTTAACGCAAATTCTACCAGTTTGCTGCATTTCATTTGATGCCCATGTCCCGTGAGACTTATCTGGAATAAGGAGATTTCATAAAAATGTGAAACCGTAGACCTTGTGTAAAGAAGAATTTATAGAACTATATTTTCCAAGAAGCCTTGAAAATGGCACTAATACCAAGTTGCCCTGGTTGTCTTTTATACAGtagagtttttatttttttcttggagCTGTAACAAACACAACATCGGTATACTGGTCATCACACCGGACATACCTGTTTCCAGGGGTCAGTTTGGCTACTGGAATCAAATACTACAGATGTgtgcttccttacctttcctcatacCTCAACCTAGCCTAAGATGAGTggtgcgagatgaccagctttgaaataaaacaaacaaaaaaaaaccaaacatgaTTTTGATACTCTGCCGCgatgtggttgtgatgtgaattgcagtctATTGAGGGTTTTGCTATCGTGCCGCAATAttattgaattggtttcatgacAAGTtatagtccttaaccaaattcaagcaaaggtaagggttaaCACATGTACCTGATATTTTGCTCAGTTCTGAGGACTATCTGCCTTTCTTCAATGTGTGCAGCGATGCCGAATATCAGGACTCTCCACCAGTTCTGCTCTGACTGACCCCTCCAGATGTCCACAGAAGCATGGTGTTCCAGTAGGGTCATCCACTTACAGTGGGGCTTGTTGCTAGGCAACCATCCAAATACACCTGGGCACTGCCCAGCAAGCACAAAACTTACTAGACCTAGTCTAAAGGATCGTTTTCAATATGAAACTCTTTACCAGTTCCCCTTCAATGGATATTTGTTTTTTGCTATGTTTTTGATTTGTCCAATATGTTTTAGCAgtctttgttgcatttttttttcgcctacatgtgttttcttttttcttaggTAAAGGTAACAATAAGCGCTTTGTTCTTTTGTCATCGACATTTATCCTGTTTAGCAAAGAAAACTCTctcgttgatttttatttttttcacacaaaGGAACAACTCGCCATTCTGAATGTCAAAATAATGTAGACAATTGCCAGATTGCCTCCTCCTCTTTCCCATAATGTGCATTATAAAATTCATGAAATGTTACTTTCCTATTCCAGTTGGATATTAATAGGGACAAGCTGTCCTGAAGTAAATCTTATTAACCAGTCCATTCACTTATCAGAAATAGCTTTTCTAAAATCTAATTGTTGTGCCATCTAAAAAATGTTGTATCCTAGAGATAAATAGTCAGAATCATCAGTTCCACTAGATTCCACCTGAACGATGGGCAAATGTTTCCGTTACTAGCGCAGAAATTTCACAAGACTGGGTAAAGCAGGGATTTATTTTGCTTTGAtcggaacattttttttttctattctcatcTTGGCAAAGTACAAAGTATCTGCCTGTAAACCAGTgaccgtttttttattttttggctccTTAGCTCTTCTGAAATTTCTGTTgtagtaaatacttttattcctAATGAAATAACAACTTTGGAGCATTTGTTctgagaactctacattgtgccattcctcgttCCTTTTGTCAATAAGATGTGTTGTCTCACACTAAGGCTCCAttacacgaccgtaaaaccgcggaccgtagtaccttttacggacccattcaattctattggccgcggacacctttctgtatcgctacagatgggtgtccgtgccgtagaactttgCTGGGCATTATGGAGCATGTTGTATTTTACAggttgtgctcccatactttgtatgggagcacggccggaAAATGCAGGCAGCCGTCAGCGGCTTACCGCGCCCGTGACTGCGGGCATGgcagtgtgcatggggtcttagagCCTCACACTATTAGCACAGATTGGACAGTGTGTAGGTACATGTTCCACTAACAAGGGAAATACtaacaccaagttgtcaattttattaatacattttcagGAACAATAACTGAGGAATAGTACAATACATAGTTCTAAAAAAAGATGccccagaatttttttattttttttttcattgagagTACAAGTATTTACCGAAACGGACACATCAGAAGAGCTGACCAGATTTATTAAATGAGCTCCGAAGCAGGAGGTTCTAGGCCTTGGTCACAGTGaagacttcttttacaaagacagTTCAAttgatgactgcaggatcagactaaacAGGATGTTTGTAGTCTGTGACCATGACgaggcataggagctgtagacgcagataaaaaaacaaaaataaaagttgttttttggTAAATCGTAAGATTATTTGCGCAGTTCATTTAATTTTAGAagtattggagccatttagaaaaaaaatggtaacaAGTGTACATATCCGTAATACCCTATTCACGGCACTGTAGAATGTGTCCTGGAGCGGCTGCGCGGTCTGGTGCCAGGATCAGAGGAATCCCGGAACCCAACAATCTAACCCTGATCGTCGTGGTCAATAATTACATATGCATGATAAAAGGGCGCTTCTCACTTTGATCAGGTTACCATGCTTCCTGGTGAGGCAATTCGGGAGTGGGGAACACAAGTACAGTCAGCCCTGTGGACCTAGAAATGGACCCAAGACTCTTTGCACAAAGCCtgcttatagggaacactaaggGTAATAAGTAAGCAGTGTCGCCAAAGCCACATGGAGATTCCTTTCCGAAAAACTGCATCACGCTGTGCGGTTTTCCGGGCGGAAAccctgctagaaaaaaaaaacttaccccTTTTGCCATTGTCATAGTGACGTGCTGCgtacagcctggcctcctgggttgatgctgcagtccatgtgattgCCGCCACAGTTGCAAGGCATGAAATGTCATCCTAGGAGACCgtgcttcactcagaacagaggatCATGTTGCTATGACAATGCCAGGGGAtaagtattaatttttttttattttttttttaaatttattattaaactccaaattttgtattttttttttttttgtggcggaatcgcagcttttctgctgcaaaagtaGCACCGTTTGCCTACTTGTTTCGGGTTtttcctccccattgaattaaatggggaaagccCGCAACAGTAGAGCAGCGATTCCATAACATAAATTGGCATTcggtgaataaaaaaagaaaaatcttcaaTTTCTGAAAGGTTTCTCTGCTATTTTTTTCCCCCTGCAGTTTGTGGATGAGTATTCCGTtgtgtaaaatctgcagtgtttacgcggtGTATCCCCCTACCCTAAGTGTTGCCCTAACGACATTCAATATCATAATGACACAGATCATACTGAAGTATGCTAATACTTTTcgaagtttaaaataaaaatgtaagataGTAATCCCATAATGGAAatcattaaagaggctgtcaccacattataagtgccctatctcctacataaggagatcgacgctataatgtaggtgacagtaatgctttttattttaaaaaaaaacgatctgtttttcaccactttattagcaattttagatttatgctaatgtgttgcttaatgcccaagtgggcgtgtttttactttagaccaagtgggcgttgtacagaggagtgtatgatgctgaccaatcagcgtcatgcactcccctCCATTCCTTTAGTCAGCGTACAGGgaaccttttagatcgctatgtgctgtcttatactaacacattaacaatactgaagtgtttagacagtgaatagacattccacgggatgtctattcacaatctctgcacttcgttactctttcTGTGGTAGAAacggcagaggaagcgtaatctcgcgagattacgctgtagatgaccggttacaatgagatcacgcttcctctgctgtaactaccatagaaacagtaacgaagtgcagagattgtgaatagatatcccgtggaatgtctattcactgtctaaacacttcagtgttgttaatgtgttagtataagacagcacatagcgatctacaaGGATCccgatgcgctgcctaaatgaatggagaggagtgtatgacgctgattggtcagcgtcatacactcctctgtacaacgcccacttggtctaaagtaaaaacacgcccacttgggcattaagcaactcattggcataaatctaaaatcgctcaaagtggtaaaaatagatagttttttaaaataaaaagcattactgtcacctatattacagcaccgatctccttatataggagataggatacttaaatgtggtgacagtctctttaaaaaaacaaacaaaaaaaaacaaaaacaaatgttcACACAAAATTTACAAtaaatgtaactatgtaaaaaaaaaaaaaaaagttttacacacttgttacataaaaacaaaaatgtacacCTATGAATATATTCGCACgccctgttttcagacgtaattcgggtgttttatgcctcgaattatgcctgaaaaaacagctccattacgcctacaaatatctgcccattgctttcaatggattttacgatgttctgttccgacgcccgtgtcaaagaagtgcatgtcacttcttgggacgtttttggagccacttttcattgactccattgaaaaacagctccaataacgtctgtaaaatacgctgcgaaaaatgcgagttgctacaaaaacgtctgaaaatcaggagctgttttcaggcgaaaacagctcctgattttcagacgtattttgataagctgtgtgaacataccctattagtTATTCTTACGGCTATAATAAATGGAAGaatttaatttaacaggttattttgtGTGAATTGCAATTGGTATgcaattaaaaatgtgggggtttttttcatggttttgtttttttttttacttttccatttaTTCTAAAGGGTATGACCGTTATTAGAGCAAATAAAACAAGCAATAAAACAAGCCATTCCAAAGTACAATTGGTGTCcgcaaataaaagtgaaaaacccaCTCACATTGCTACTTGCTGCCGAGACTACCAAAAGAAGTAGGGCAACTGAGGAGACCTGCGCATCCAGATAATATCAAAAATAGCAAATTTTTTTGACCCCAAAAGGACAAACCAGTTAAAAACATTGTATACAAAGATACATACAGTGATCCACACTAGGATGCTCCCTAAAGTGTGTAGAAGCCCCAAACTAGATCTAACCTGCTGTATTGTATGTTGGGCTTCATTCATTCACAtttgcgtcggggctccgttcatgagttccgtcggagctttctgtcaggcgaacccatgaacggaactctGACtaaaaaacaaacggaaactatagctttccgtttgcaacaccattaatttaaatggtgacggatctggttctaatggtttctgtttgtcaccgttgtgtaagggttctgtcgttttgacggaatcaataccgtagtcgactgcgctattcagtcCATCAaaaagaaaccatttgcaccggatctgtcaccattaaaatcaagggtgatgcaaatggaaacctatggtttccaactgtttcagtcagggttctgttcatgggttcccctgacggtaaGCGAATGGAgcctaaaggctcttttacagcGGCCGATGCagtgagcgctgatcaacaaaatatcgttgattggcgctcgtttggtcctgtcacggagctatggataaggacgagcggttgttactccgatcactcgtccccgtacattattacgatgtcggcagcgcgtctcaggGATATGTGCCGCTGAccgatatttaacttttttaaaacgatacgaccagcagataattgagcgtttgctcgttcatctgctgattgttcccctgtttacacaggttgaTAGAACGCTATGCTTTAGGTGAGTTCGGCAGGGGGTACACTCCAACACAGAGCCCAGCCCCACACGTATCGCCTGAGGAAACCAAGTTTTCTCTGACAATACGAATGGGGCTGGGTTTTTGTGTGAACCAGAGCCGGACTCGCACTGACTTTAGATTTCTAATCTGCTTTGGGTATGTGCCTTATTGTACTGTATGTCACTTTGTTCTTATTTTGGTAGTTTCAGTTGTCTTTACAGGGTAAAGACTGTGCACTCCTTCTCCTTATCCAGTTAGTGTTCCAgcctaatttttgttttttcttgctACTGAGGGCATAAATCCTAGGTGAAAGAAATAGGTGGTAGACCATGCAAAACTTCCATGGAATACCGTGCAGTGTATTTGAAGCTATTGTACACAGGTGGACCGATGGGCAAAAATTTTTAATAGATGATTTGGGCCCCTGCTTACGCTGCAGATTATGTTGCAGAAGTTTCTGCGACTATAAAataagttccattcatctgaattagttgtttctgcagcaagcacaaaatctgcaacaaaatcttcccCGTGTGCAGGGGCCTTGGTCAGTTTTTCCTTTCACAATGTAGCGTCCAGCGTAATCCATACGAGAGAGGTATTCTACTTTAGGGAATAAAAAAAGTTGAAGGTGGCAGCGTTGTCTTGGGTCAGTATTTCTGAATgtgctttagggcttattcagacgaacgtataatacgtccgtgctacgcatgggattttcacgcgcgtcgcacggacctatgttagtcaatggggccgttcagactctgtgattttcacgcagcgtatgtgcgctgcgtaaaactcacgacatgtcctatatttgcccgtttttcgagcatcaaaacccacacacggacgcacttccgtgcttttctgtttacaaacataaaaacagaaacgctgaaaaaggccatacttacaaatggacacacaggtcagaaacgctgatggagagtgaacaggtgcattaaataataatagccactcccactagtcttgaggggagtggcgtgtgtggtgcatgggatgtgtagtaaaaaataataaatgaatggtgtatgtgcgagtgataataatataagtgaactatagggggcagtaatgagtaaagtgcataaataaaggtaaatgaataatgggggtgccagtgtgtgaaacatggagggatagtgtgtaagtcatgaggcgcaacgtgtatagccaggtagaagcctttgtgatgccttgataattcatagagcgggctaccctgcttgctaagcccaacaacaacacaccatgctctcccagcatcaaagacccggttgtgtccaaaagaagcaaatataagtaagaatgaaaaatacctggggtattagtgatcattttggccaaaaggacgcaagctcgcaatccacgacaaggatccccagacttgcgagtccctaactggaactaaATGTTCCTGATAAACAAACGAAACCGATAAAAGcaaggggacatataacacaaaaacaccgaaaaaggccatacttacaaatggacacagacaggtcagaaacgctgacggAGAGtcataaacataaaaacagagtgtcataatgatggcggctgcacgaaaatcacgcagccatgcatcatatgctgctgacacacggagcttttatggaccttttgcgcgcgcaaaatgcacacgctcgtgtgaatccggccttattttgttgttgttgttttgttttttttatttacttttttttgcacaacccaaaatatataaaagttattTATAAGTCTTGCTAGGTCTATCAAGATGAGAATCAGAGAAGATATTTAAATATTGTCCATTCAGGTGTTAATGTAAAGGAGATATTAAATGTGGtcattaaagtggatctgtcaactCCATATTCTTCTCTAGGTAAGGGTAGCATTTAACAGGGACATGTTCATTCTCCTATTCGctaaaacagcataaaaaaatattgttccTTTTTGGCCTAACAAGAACGTTTAAAGAATACACCAGaccggccttattcacacgaacgttgaatacgtccgtgtgacagccgttaaaacaacggccatcacacggacctatgcaattgaaTTGGGCTgttcagacatgcagtgtttttcacgcagcgtgtttccgttgcgtgaaactcactgcatatcttattcttgtgtgttttttcggaacacgcacctattgaagtcaatgagtgtgtAAAAATCACAAACCGCACACagacgcacatctgtgtgctgtccgtggttcacGCACCAGTTCCTTGAAATGCAGAGCGAAAaaagaaatgtgcaccaacactgacatcaacaactgatggcacacggaactgcaacgcatgaaaaacatgTCCGTTCGCAAAActgaaacgctcgtgtgaatctagcctcgtAGTTATGAGTCCGATGTATGCATGAGGACGGTGTTTTCCATGCCTCCTGCTAGTGATTGGCAGCTGGCTGCTGTGTACCTGCATAGATAGTAGCCCATCAATCACCACAGAGATGGGGAGTGCCGGTGTATTGTTTGATCGATTTCTATTAGCCCAACGgcctctatatattttttttatttttttttcagaagtaGCCATCTATGAGTGAAATGATTGTAAAGGGTGTTGTTCAAGAGAGCTGGCACACACCGGAACTCTAGATCAAGATATGCAGCCTCAATAAACAGGGAACATTCAGTGATCATGCAGATGACATGTTTTCCTGGCATCCCTCATCTATGACAGGTGGAATTGGTCAGTgatgttttttttcccttcaggCCAAACCGTCACACACCTTCATTAGCTAATCTGTCATCTGCACAGTGATGGGAAAGCACGCTCTTTAGGGTGTCCCTGGAAACGATGCTTTTCACTCTTTTATTGCTTTGATTATTCAGCATAGCCCCTGGCCTGTTACTCAgtattgtatattattatttttttgtatattcaaGTTTCTCAGCTGTAACATGAACAATTGATGAAAACCATATCTGAAATTACAAAGAGAAGAGTGACTCCAGTTATTTCCTAAGATTAGATGAGCATTAATCTCCCGGTGCTGAGGCACGCAGATGTGGCGGTATCGTTTGCTGTACTGTTGTGTCACTCTGTGTTGAACAATTAGATTGTTATGGCTAAATCCACCAAAGTACTCTTCTGTAGCATTACATCctttgcatgcaaaatctgcagtattgGATAACAGCGGGATGTTTATGCAAACGTTCCTGATATAGTAAAGCTTAAAATATAGTTCCAGTTTAGGAGGGTTCAGCCCCTGATAACAAAAAATAAGGAGATGGTTGAAAGGCTAATGTGTATGCAGATACACTGCAGCCAGCAATCCATCACCGCCAAGATAAGGCAGGGGGGTCGCTCTCAAGATAAATATACGGGACTCATACCCATGAGTCCGTTGCATGCTTTGAACGATCCTATTAGCCACACGTAACAATATTTTTCGTGTAGCTTTAGCTAATAGGAAAAAGGACCTGTCCCTGAAAAATATAGACCTTACCGATGATGGATCTGGTTTAAAGTCCTCTTTAGGGTGATCATTGTAGAGACCTTCATTGGATATCCCATATCCCCAAGAAGCCGCTTTCCCATTATATACTCTGCTCTAATGATGACTACTAGCCTGACCAAATTAGGGGagcgtaaggctttgttcacacttcaCTTTTTAGTTATGCATACGTATAGCCCAGCCGTGTGCAACtgcatttaaattatttttttttcttttctgcagGACCCCTTTTTATGGAAAAGAATAGTCGAGTACACTGTTCAataatggggttttttttttttttaggtatgccAGTCCATACCGCCCAACAGTttgccaaaaggacactatttTGGCTTACATCAGGTCAATAGAGCCGAAAGATGCTCTCGGCATGTTTGCATATGCCAAACTTAtagtaagggctgattcagacgaacgtgccgtttttgcacacgcaaaaaccgcagcgttttgcgtgcgcaaaaggcacttgacagctccgtgtgccctgttcatatggatgcgggctgcgtgcttttcacgtagccgccatcaatatgacactccgtttggatgtttataaacagaaaagcacgtggtgcttttctgtttacattcagagtttgactgctgttgcgcgaatttacgcttgtcccacggaagtgcttccgtggggcatgcgtgattttcacgcacccattgacttcaatgggtgcgtgatgcgcggaaaacGCAGAAAtagagaacatgtcgcgagttttacgcagcggactaacgctgcgcagaactcacggacagtctgcactgccccatagacttgcataggtccgtgcgacccgtgtTAAAATCATGCGGGCTGCACGgatgcaaatcacgttcgtgtgaatcgccCATAAAAACGAGATGTGGACATAGCCTTTGATTGCTAGCAGTCCTCCGCATTGGATTGCGGATCTCTAGATAAGTACCATATTTTTTGATTGTGAGATCTGGACAGTTGTACTAATAATAAGTTACATCTTGAAACCATTTGTAATACTTTTATTATGGAATTGCATAAATGGAAATTCCCTAATATGTTATCATTGGAAAAGCTCCCTTTTACAAACTAGAGTAAGGCCAgtaataatatacagggatgtgggAAAGGTGAACTGGAGAGTTGTCCGTAAGCTATAGGCTTCTATTACAGCAGCCGGGGTCTAATGAACCGGCACGTCTCATTTTTATTGGAGGGCAGCCAATGAGAGCCTTTCCAAAATTACATTTACAATGGGAGTGGCTATTTAATCAGTTTCCTAACAaagttttttgatcacttttttttttttttttataggggttttccagtttatgTAATCAAAGCTTTACAGGaaaatccagtaaaaaatggtctTTTGATATGTCCTAGAAATCGCGAGAGAGGATCACATAAGTGAAGTCTGTGATCTAAGATCCCTGATTTCCAGAATCCAAGGGCTCTATAGAGTGCCTAAAATCCTTTGGCACTGTTCAAAGATTTCTGTTACTGGAAAGCTGGCACACCATTCAGAGCAAAGGTTCATTCAAatgcagggctgccatgacaaatgTCTTGGCCCTGTGTGGGAAATTGGTTAGGGCCCCTGAACTCCCTATTATGTCCATTAACCCCCATTTTCTACCCTAATGAATATATTTTCTGGGCACCTAAGAAAGGTTGACATACTGTACTTAGGCAAAGTGACCAACTCATTTTGAAATGAAGGGAAGTCTTATGATCGGTATGCAGATAGACAAAGGACAttttgccttccaagagccataactttttttttttcgtcaatagagtggtgtgagggcttatttcttgcgggaggagttgtagtttctagtgaccacaattaaagtaccatataatctactgggaaactgaaaataaaattgttaGCAGGCTAAAATTgttaaaaactgtgattcctccattatttttgggattttgtttttaatgctttcacagtgcagtaaaaaggacaactttaaaaaaaaatctgcaactcaatacaattacggtgataccaaatttatatagtttttttttttttttttttatagtgttcaatggaaaatcagttccaaaaaacgcctcaagaagtgacatgctacttcttttgacGGAGCAtaattttacgctccgttttttaaaaccgcgccgtaaaaagacgcccatatgaactaaatgctgtttgtcccattgatttcaatgggcagatatttgtag is from Rhinoderma darwinii isolate aRhiDar2 chromosome 5, aRhiDar2.hap1, whole genome shotgun sequence and encodes:
- the BCL2 gene encoding apoptosis regulator Bcl-2, whose product is MALPRRAGYDHRDIVVKFIHYKLSQRGYEWEEGRQISTGLPATSAANNNLTNDGEVSAVPGGGAGQPLASDLPAASFSDNDFSVPLLDNAPAAPTSSTSAAFPIPSPQADVDVAQREGSVDVDASQPLDEDNGEDAPLQPVPPALFQTLRRAGDEFSNLYQQDFRHISGLLHLTPSTVRLRFAAVVEELFHDGVNWGRIVAFFEFGGVMCVESVNREMSPLVDSIVGWMTEYLNRHLQNWIQEQGGWDAFVELYGNSARPPFDPMWPSIKTILSIAVIGACITLGAYLGNK